From a single Phragmites australis chromosome 7, lpPhrAust1.1, whole genome shotgun sequence genomic region:
- the LOC133923794 gene encoding uncharacterized protein LOC133923794, whose amino-acid sequence MAAGLRGNFSSPNGPRNSMRRGRVDPINRMTETPVNPFGLQASPPKPIASDHLPSLLQKKNHRRSPMAPRIGKEYDFPKSKCNAAKLKQMYENRLLSRCLSFGYRLGGDVPAPRQGEIMIFASLFLAGLVPPFFEFFTTVVSFYDICHLHLNPNSIIMLSVFAQMCENFIGIEPCLDLFWFFYTVRLQTGSATGSCGFRLRDGVMSSYLEMNLKLSWLGWRDEWFYLMTDDSLDNFCVLDASACLVESWGSSPTLTAELLSLAGGVKALVEGGLSGSDVVRDFIKRRLCPLAESTFSIPVHWE is encoded by the coding sequence ATGGCCGCTGGACTTCGAGGGAATTTCAGTTCCCCAAACGGCCCCCGGAATTCGATGCGGCGGGGCCGAGTCGACCCTATAAATCGAATGACAGAAACCCCTGTAAACCCCTTTGGACTCCAAGCCTCTCCGCCAAAGCCCATCGCCTCCGATCACCTCCCGTctctcttgcaaaaaaaaaaccatcgcCGTTCTCCGATGGCGCCGCGCATCGGAAAGGAGTatgacttccccaagtccaagtgcaacGCCGCGAAGTTGAAGCAGATGTACGAGAATCGCCTGCTTTCGCGATGCTTGTCTTTCGGATATCGCCTTGGAGGGGACGTCCCAGCTCCCCGCCAGGGAGAGATCATGATCTTCGCCTCGCTCTTCCTGGCGGGTCTTGTCCCCCCCTTCttcgagttcttcaccacggtcGTCTCATTTTACGACATCTGCCATCTtcatctcaaccccaactccatcatcatgctgagcgtTTTCGCTCAAATGTGTGAAAACTTCATTGGGATCGAGCCATGCCTTGATCTCTTTTGGTTTTTTTACACGGTCAGGTTGCAGACCGGGTCAGCCACTGGGAGCTGCGGCTTTCGTCTTCGTGATGGCGTTATGAGCTCCTATCTGGAGATGAATCTCAAATTGTCGTGGTTGGGCTGGCGGGAcgagtggttctacctcatgACCGACGACTCCTTGGACAACTTTTGTGTGCTGGATGCGTCGGCGTGCCTTGTGGAGAGCTGGGGAAGCTCTCCCACGCTGACCGCAGAACTATTGTCCCTCGCCGGTGGGGTTAAGGCGCTCGTGGAAGGCGGCCTATCAGGGTCGGATGTCGTCCGCGACTTTATCAAGCGCCGGCTGTGCCCCTTGGCGGAGAGCACATTCAGCATACCTGTACACTGGGAGTGA